CAGCGAGTACGATACCACCATATAAACTAAAGCATCCACCTAAAAGCCGGATGGCGCCActccaaatcctcaatcTGGCGCGCACTCAGCCCATCAAgtctccttccactcctctcAGCCGCCTCTCGCCTCCTATTATCCCATTTCGACCATATCAACATCCCAACCGCAACGAGAAGACACGTTGACCCCGTAGCAAGATTCAATCCATTGCCAATTGGATAGTCCGGCCCGTCAAACGGGAGGAAGGACCATGTTGCCACTAGCCCGCCGATATTCCCTAGCATCACGACGGTACCGATTGCCGCCGCGCGAGCAGTATCGGACACGACGTTCACTGATGCATGGGCGGTCGTGAGGACGCCCACTGGGAACGAGCCGAAGGCGATTAGGAATGTTGCTCCATACCGCGCGCGCGAGTTATCAGTTGCCAGGAACATGATATATCCGACCATCATGAAGATAGGTGTGACGATGAAAAGGCCTATGCGGCGGTTAAACCTTCCACTCAGATACGGGATTAGGATGGTCGAGAATGCACCGACGATATAAGGCGGCACGGTctggagctgttgctggatGGTGCTTTTCTCGGGGTATATCGTGCGCACGATCGTGGGCAAAAAGAACGCGAGGCCCTGCACTGTGACGCAGGTGAAGAGCATGATCCACGACGTGGCCTGGACGACCGGGTTGAAGATTCCGCGGGTGAGTTTCTTCTTGTCGAGTTTATCGAGGACTTCGCGCGCGCCGGCGTGTTCGTATTCAGAGCGGACGCGGGCGACTGCGAGTTCTTTTTCCTCTTTGGATAGCCAGATGGCGGTTTCTGGTCTGTCGGTTAGagtgaggaaggagagggcgcCGATTccgatggtgatgatgccctcgatggcgaagatcaTGCGCCATGTGTGCAGACTGCCGAAGGAGGTCAGGTTGAGGATCCCCGAGGCGAGGAGGCCGCCGAATGCGCCGGCGAGCGGGGCCATGACGAGGTAGATGGAGAGGCGCAGGGCGAGTTCGGCCTTTCGGTACCACCGCGAGAGATAGTATGCGATTCCGGGGAACATGCCTGCTTCGAAGATGCCGAGCAGGAAGCGGACGCCACATGCGCTGTCGAAGGAGTGGACGAAGGCGGTTCCGACGGAGCAGATTCCGAAGGCGAGCGTTATGGCTGGCAGGAACCAGCCTGGGCCGATCCATTTGCAGGCGATGTTGGATGGGATTTCGAAGACGATGTAGGAGATGTagaagacggagaggagggtgttgtagTCGTAGCCTGCCATGTTGAGGTCGTCTTCGAGGCCGGCAAGGCGGGCATTTCCTGCTACATTTAGCATCTGGTCGTGTATTCATGGGGCCATGTATACCGATATTGGCTCTGTCGATGAAGCAGAAGAGGTACATAAGCGAGACGGTGGGCACGATATACCAATCGATCTTTCGACGCAATCGGCCTTCGGCTTCAGGGTCGAAGCAGAAAGCAGTGGCATGGCTGTAATCATGTCAGTAGCCATTGAAAGCATTCGAAATACATACTGGTCATTCTCTGAAGAAGACTCGGTAGGAGCCTGGTATTTGCTGTCCTCCACATACTCAGCAAGGCCCTTTTCTTCCATGGCGTGGGTATGAACAACGTTGCTGGCTGTACTGTGATCTTGACGAGAAGGCAGACTGATATTCCCAACATCCCAACACCACAGCAGGAGCAGTCCGGTTATATTGGCAAAATACAGAAGGAAtcccccagccccagatcCGGGGAAGGCCAGACTGCGAGGAGCCGTGCACTGCCGTGATTGAACAGAGCAAGTAGACCCTGTTGGTGATAGGCAGCCATACAGCCATAGCGGGCCATTCAAAGGACAGCGGAGAGCCCTGTCCCCTGTACTTCGACTTGGCACTGGGGAGACAGCGCTTGGCAGGCGGGCGTTCGGCAGATGGAGCGAGCCCTGAACTCCCGGATGTGGTGCTCCTGTGGAGGTGGGGATCGATACGGAGTTTGATCGTATACGCAGTCCTGGTTGTTGTATATGTGGCTGAACAGCAGGCCCTCCGCAGCCTCGAGCAGTTCACCCACACACTAACCTAAGTTCTACTTCGTAAATAGAATGCCCATCAAATAGACCCTGTTAAGATGTAGAATATATAACTCACCAGTATAGGAGAGGCCGATGCCTCAGGCTCCACCAATAACCGTCGGAGCAAGTCCGCCACAGGAAGAAATAACCGAAGCCCCGCCATCACTCACCacgcaacaacatcctctgAGTAGACTACCGCGCAACAATGTCCCTCCAAGGCAAGGTATATGCCGTCACAGGCGCAGCAAGCGGTATAGGCCGCGCAACAGCAAAACTCATCGCCGACCGCGGGGGCACAGTCTGCATCGCCGACGTCAACCGCGATGCCCTGAGCGAGGTCGAGGCatatttctcctccaagacACCTCCTGTTCAGTATATGGCCACCCAAGTCGACGTCTCGAACAAAGAACAGGTGGAGAACTGGATTTCCGAAATCAAGGCCAAGTATCATCGACTGGACGGTGCTGCGAACGTCGCCGGCATTGGCGGGAAGGACCATGGGACCAAGACTGTAGCGGAGACTGAGGATGGCGAATGGAACAAGATCATCGGGATAAATCTGACGGGAGTCATGTATTGTCTTCGCGCGCAGCTGAACGTCATTGAGGATAAGGGGTCGATTGTCAACATGGCTTCCATCCACTCCAAGATAGGTGAGACGCGTGGCCACTTGGATCTTTTGAACAGTACTGATTTCTCACCAGGGATGGCAAATTACGGCGCATATGCAGCCAGTAAACACGGTGTACTCGGTCTCACCCAGGCTGCTGCAAAGGAGAACGGCCACCGAGAAGTGCGGGTTAATGCCGTTGCTCCAGGCCCGATCTATACGGAAATGATGCAGGCGCAATGGGATCGCGTTGGCCGACCAGCCGATGCACCATTTGACGACCCGATTGCATTTCAACGTCAAGGAACTCCGGAGGAGGTGGCGAACGTAGTTCTCTTCCTGCTGGGGCCGGAGAGCTCGTTCGTCAGTGGAAGTTGTTATTCGGTTGATGGAGGTTGGCTATGATGTTTGAAAACGAAGTGTACAAGTGCTCTATTCACCCATCAAaatgaaatatatataatcagTTGAAAGCAAGTACCTTTATCCTGGTTTGACACAGTTTATATCCTGATATTGTGCGTGTTGCCCAGCAATATCGGAACTGGGAGCGTAAACCCACCAATCACGTTGACTTTAACAAGAGCTAGCGCAGTACTCATGTAAGTATCGTTCATTAATTCTGTCCTGCGCGCTTCTGAGTATGTCAATGGAGTTGTGGAAAGGCCTGGTGCATAATGACCGGTACGGGGAATCCTGTACATAGATGAAGATTCCTGCGAGCGGCAGGCGTTTCTCCCTTTCCGAGGAGGATCTCCAGCGAGAACCACGTACACACTGAAAGCCAATCGGGCTAGGGAGTCAAGTCCCACAATCAAGATatggaggaaagcgagaCAAAAGGAGATATTGCTCTAACTACCTCAATCCCGATTAGCTCATCATGTCCGTTGTCGATCGCGGAGTCGGTCTTGGTGCCCTCATCCGCTTACTAACTCCACCATATGAACTAACAAAATAGCTAAAAAGTTACGAGCTGTCAGGAAAAAGCCAGTAATGGGATATCTGCTATTGCCTATTACGCAGCTACAGTGGGATACGGACAGCACGGAACGAATGGTCTCCGTATATTGGGTGCTAGGATTTCTAGAGTGGAGTATACGGTAATGGCCATACTTTGGATGAAGAGCACACACTCCACACACTCCCGCCAATGGAGTGAAAACCGTGTTGATCAAGTGTAGTAGCAGCCGATGGGTGCCGTAAAGTCTGGTATATAATGCAGAAATCCCCAATCTATGCCGTCCTCATCCCAGTCTCACAGAACCACATCCTGCAAGTACAGTGTGAAGAAGCTACATCATGATTTCTGACATTGCGAGCCTTCCTCTCAGCACGCCGATACTCATCGCTGCGACTGGTGCTCTCTTGGTCCTGTATTACCTGGTCCCAGCCCTTCTCAGTCCGTTACGTGATGTCAAAGGCCCAGCTCTCGCCCGATATACTCGTCTGTGGGAGCTCTACCAGAACTGGCAAGGCCAGTTGGAACACGTCACAGTCGCTCTACATAAAGAACATGGTACATCAGCAGCTTTATCACTGGAAACGGCTATATACTGACTCCGATCTTGCAGGCCCGATCGTCCGGCTAGCACCGAATCGTTACAGCATTGGGGATCCCTCAGCCATTCGCACAATCTACGGCCCCGGCTCGAAATTCAGCAAATCCGACTATTACAAACCATTTGGTGGCCCTTTCACAGACCACAAAGATGTGTTCTCAGAGACCAGCAATGAGAAACATGCAGTCGAGCGGAGGAAGACATCCAACATGTACGCGATGAGCTCGTTGGTATCCTACGAGCCATTCGTTGACAAGGTCAATGGCGAGTTCATGGCTGCATTAGCCAGTCATGCTCAACACGGACGAGAATTCGATCTGTTTACCTGGATGCAGTTCTACGCATTTGACGTTATCGGCGAGATCACCTTTGGTCGATCATTTGGTTTGATCCGAGAGGGTGAGGATAAGACCGGGCTTTTGCATGCTGCTCACGTCGCCTCCATAGGCTATGGCTCCATGGCTGGACTTGTTCCTGAGGTTCATCCGTGGTATCTTTGGCTTCAGAATGTCTTCCCGATCGACAGCCATTTGAAGGTCATACAACGAGCGATAGAGCAGCAGATTCGCACCCGTACTAAAGGGGAAAGCTGCAGCGACCGGAAGGACTTCCTGGCAAAGTGCATTGAATTAAACAGCGCTGGAAAATTGAACCAGTTTACTATGAACAATGTTGTCGGGGCCAACCTTGGTGCTGGCTCTGATACTACTGGCATTAGCATGACTGCGATTATCTACTATCTCATGAAGAACCCACATTCCTTGCAGAAGCTGCGTGACGAGATTGATACGGCTATTATCGAAGGGAATCTCTCCAATCCTGCTACATTTCAGCAAGGGCAGAAGCTCTCATATCTCCAAGCTACCATCAAAGAGGCTTTGAGGCTGCATGCGGCTGTGGGCCAGATCCTGAGCAGGGTCGTCCCAGAGGGCGGTGCACAGCTTGCTGGGAGACATTTTCCAAAGGGGGTAAGTTTCAGTCTCTAGTTAATGTTTTGCCTTGTTTTACAGTTACTTATTATACGCCCAGACCGTGGTTGGCGTCAATGCATGGGTAGTCCACAGCGATGAAAGCATCTGGGGCAAAGGCGTGTACGAGTTTCGACCGGAGCGATGGCTCGTTCCAAAAGAGAAGCTTGCATTTCTAGAACAGCATTTCCTAGCAGTAAGTAACTTCCACCTGATCACAAATTGACTTCGTGCTGATGTGGAGCACagtttggggctggggcaaGAACGTGCATTGGCAAGAACATCTCGCTGCTTGAAATGACAAAACTGCTGCCACAGCTCGTGCGGAGGTTTGACTTTGCTTCTGTGGATGATGCGGACTGGACAACTAGCAGCGGATGGTTTGTCAAGCAGAGCCTCCAAGTCAAAGTCACCGAGCGAACGTAGGCCGGCCTGAATTATGGATCTGCAAGCTGCTATGGCTCTGAATATCCGAACTTGTGTTTGCTCACAGGTGCCGCCAGTGGTTTCCGACAATTCCGCGGTGAAGCAGGGGGCCTGGGAGGGTGGCCAAGTAGACTCGGAACCCCCGCGGGCATCGACGTGGGTACGGCGGCCTGTTAGGAGAATTCTGAAAAAACCAAAAATTATTATGTATTTACGGCACTCATGGTTGGCCAATTCAGTTGATCAGCACAGGTTGCACGTTTCATTTGGCTCCCTGCCAATGCAGTAAGCACTGCCGCTATAACCCATTCCACGACTTTGTGCACGTATAGCTCTACCACCGAAGAAAATATATGTTCTATCATTTGCCACAAGCTCGTAAGGagtatttagtaatattgatattatttaaaaatatttgGCAGGCTATATGATATATCCTATACTTTGATAATATACATGCAAGTAAAATATATCCTcaaatatagaaatagatGATATAACAAGACTTCAAGCTTAGAATTTAGAAAGAGATATAAGCTACTCTCAAGCCGAGGCGGATATATTCTTCACATAGACGCATCACAATTGACCTCCCATCAGCTGCTCACGGGAGCCTGTTCAACTGGGAGTACGCCGGAGTGGGCTCGACATCTTGAACAGGATTGCCCGTCAACATTGGCAGGGGCGTGTCCGGATGAGGATTTGGCACCCAATTTCCGTGCACTTGATTTCTTGTCCGGAAAGGCATCTGCGCAATGGCTACCGGCTTTGAAAAGTCGCTGGTGTCGAGGATAATCAGTTCCCCCTTGGGCGACGAGTCCCTCTCAGTATAGAAGATGAGCCAgccatcgccttcctcaCAACCCGGACCCCGAGGAATGTAGGCTGGCTCCGCGACACCGCCGTCCTCAGATGCATGGAAGGTCCATTTCTCGCCAGTCTCCGTATTCAACTTGATGACCGCGTTGAACTGGGGTCGTGGATGCCCCTCCGGAGCCATCATGCCGCCCAAATACACAATCCTGGAATTACGGCCGGTCATGCGCTCATCGAAAATGGGGAAGTCGAAAATGCCCTCCAACAGCATCTCGGATGGCGGCAGAGCTGTTCCATCGGGCTTGGAAAGGTCGATGGTCCAGCGTAGCCAGTCACCGCAGGGCTTCCCTTTGGGGCTCTCGTAGTCTTTCGGATTGAAAAAGTGAAAGACATTGAAGCTGCACCAGTGACTTTCGAGCTTTAagactccatcctcctcttcccatgCGTTGCCGGTGTGGATGATCAGACCATGCGGGGCGGTATACTTGCGCATCTCGCCCGGTTTCCAGTCTGGATGGCTCGGGCTGTTTGCATAGCGCGGAGTGACCAGGAATTCCGAGGGTTGATCTGGAATGAATCTCCAGTAATCTCCCCCGTCCTTCATTACCTCATCGCTGTTGACGCCGAATGGCATGTTGGAAAGAATGATCCAATTGTCGGTGATCCAGCCATCATGGGGCCAGCCAGGCTTATCCTGCTTGAACCAATGTTCATTGGAGATGCGCCCAGTGGGATCAATGGCGTATGTACAGACGTCCCGAGTGCTGAGGCCCTTCGCTGCGTAGCTCCAAGCAACCAGCTCATTCTTGTGGGGGTCGACTTTCGGATGGGCACAGAAGGTCTTCGCCGCCACCTGGCCCTGAAATGGATCGGGGCCCCTTGTCTCCAGAGTGTCAGGATCGAGGGCATACGGTAACCCCCTCTCAGCCAGTGCCAGGACGTGACCCGCCCAGTAAATGATATTGGTATTTCCGGTGCTGTCATTCGCAAGCTGCACGCACGGGTGATTGTCAAAAGGATTCCGGTAGCGACCAAAAAGCCGATGACCAGCTTTGCGCTCGAGAAGCCACCTCTCCGTATGCACGTATTTAATCTTCATAGAAATCTTGCCATCCTGAATGCGGAATGCGCAGACATGTCCATCCCCGTCAACAAACGGAATTCCGACCTGGGGGCAAAAGTGAGGGTCGACGATGATCCGATACCAGGTTCCGCTGATCTCCTTTGGGATCTCGCCGAAGACAACCATCTCGTCCAGCTCGCATTCGAATCGACCCTGAGGGCCACTGTCGGGAGGATTGTAATAGTGTTCCCATGGCGACGTAAGCCCAAAATGTTTCTCGTGCAGGCTTTTTGAGGTGGGTGGTTTGAGTTCAGTCTGTACGACTTCAGATCCTGGTCTCCCCATAGCTGTAAGTGCGGTCTGTGTGTATTATTTTGGTATAAAAAGTACATTACCTACGCTGATTGATGCTTTATGATATAGTCAACAAGTGCATCATGCCGTCACCTTTTACAGCCACACCCCGCATTACTGGCCATCAGCACAGTCCTGGTTCGCGGCGACTCATTCCGCGGAATCCCTCTTGCCCTAATATTCAATCAGTGTCGCCCGCGCGTAGTGCCAATAACGGGGAACATGGGCTGGACATTTGAATTATGCACAAGTCGGTTACGTCGTCAGTCCTTATGTTTCTGGTAGACCCGCGGAATTTTGTCTTACTCCAGGTGTGTATTCAGTATCCCGTCATGGCTCACCCCGCCGCAGTAGGAACATCGGGAGCGTCAGGGCTACGCATTCGATACGCCAGACGTCCTGGTAGCGGAAGATCGGTGCCATGTGTCACAAGTGGGCAGTTCAGAACGCATAGAACCGTTGGGCGGACATAACATGCCTTACCCGACACTTCCTTTATCGATATCCAGTACCTTGAAGAAGGGGAATGGCGGGGGAAGAGCTGCAGCAACCATTCTGCACACATCATGGCAACAACATCCCGCCACCGAATGTATATTAGATTATGTGACAGATTATCACAAGTAACTACCCACCAGTGGTGTTCCATAGAACCACCTCATTTGCTAGAGGCGTGGCTTGCTCAACCGCATGTGCTGTAGCTGCCTTGTAACGAAGATAGAAGCGAGGTTGTTCATGCAAGAAAACAAAGGCCTAGGCATCCAGCGTATTCCATGTACTCTCCAGTTCGGCCACTTCCAGGCGGCACCCGGTCCTCAGGATTGGCTTTTCGATTGGAGTGTCGCAGTCATGCCATAGTTTTGTTTGTATCCCAAATCATTGGCTGCTATGCGTTCGGCATAACCTACGTACGCCAATAACCATGACTTCACACCTTCCTGCCTTCAATACTGGCGCTATAATCCTCCACGGAATATACCTAGGGCTTATATGAACCAAACTTAATTGGATTCCCCCGcaaactttattatattagtactagGGCATGCTATTGTCGTTACCCAAGAGACAAATATATACTCCCAGTTGCAATATCCTACCCTCCAACTGGCCTCCTCAGCTCTACCCACCCATCACCCAGACGTCCTGCTTCCATTATGCCTGAACATCGCGAAAAAGCAACACTCGGCCGTGTGCGTCTTCAAGATGAGACAACAGGGGCTACGCTCCTTGTGCCCCAACCGTCGTCCGACCCTAATGACCCTCTTAACTGGTAGGCCGCGTTGTACCTACCTGGCTGTTCAAGCCCGTGACAGCCACTGACATCGACCTACAGGTCAAAGCCATTCAAGGCCTATGTTGCCATACTTACTTGTCTGGCCCTACTCTGGGTCAATTTCTTTGCAGCTGGCCCCTCAGCGGTTATGGTCGAAATAGTAATCGACCTCTACAAAGCGTATCCCCCGGGCCCCAGCAACCCCGCCACCCTGACCCCCGCGGCGACAGCAGCATTTTCGTCAGCGGTGACCAAGGTGGCCCTACTCTTTTCTACGGCATCACTCGCCGCTGGTGTGTGCAACCTCATGTGGGTTCCCCTCGCCGTCAAATACGGCCGTCGCACGGTGTATACTTGCTCCTTTCTCGTTTTTGGGCTTTGCTGCGTCTGGGCGGCAAAGGCTACCTCGTACACTAGCCTCATCGCTGCAAGGATCATAGCATCTTGGTTTGCAGGCAGCGCCGAGTGCGTCGCTCCCATTACGATTGCCGATGTGTTTTTCCTTCATGAAAGGGGTCAAATGACAGCGTATGTAAAACCGCGCGTCTAATATAGCAATGCTTCATATACCTACTAACTAGGATTATAGGGTCTACTCGGCCGCACTCTCGTCTGGTGCCTCTCTGGGGTCTCTCGTCGCTGGAGTCATGTCAGCCTCACAGAACTGGAGGACATTCC
This is a stretch of genomic DNA from Aspergillus puulaauensis MK2 DNA, chromosome 8, nearly complete sequence. It encodes these proteins:
- the ABA4_2 gene encoding SDR family NAD(P)-dependent oxidoreductase (COG:Q;~EggNog:ENOG410PHSM;~InterPro:IPR002347,IPR036291,IPR020904;~PFAM:PF00106,PF13561,PF08659;~go_function: GO:0016491 - oxidoreductase activity [Evidence IEA];~go_process: GO:0055114 - oxidation-reduction process [Evidence IEA]) codes for the protein MSLQGKVYAVTGAASGIGRATAKLIADRGGTVCIADVNRDALSEVEAYFSSKTPPVQYMATQVDVSNKEQVENWISEIKAKYHRLDGAANVAGIGGKDHGTKTVAETEDGEWNKIIGINLTGVMYCLRAQLNVIEDKGSIVNMASIHSKIGMANYGAYAASKHGVLGLTQAAAKENGHREVRVNAVAPGPIYTEMMQAQWDRVGRPADAPFDDPIAFQRQGTPEEVANVVLFLLGPESSFVSGSCYSVDGGWL
- a CDS encoding cytochrome P450 (COG:Q;~EggNog:ENOG410PUMV;~InterPro:IPR001128,IPR017972,IPR002401,IPR036396;~PFAM:PF00067;~TransMembrane:1 (o12-33i);~go_function: GO:0005506 - iron ion binding [Evidence IEA];~go_function: GO:0016705 - oxidoreductase activity, acting on paired donors, with incorporation or reduction of molecular oxygen [Evidence IEA];~go_function: GO:0020037 - heme binding [Evidence IEA];~go_process: GO:0055114 - oxidation-reduction process [Evidence IEA]), with the protein product MISDIASLPLSTPILIAATGALLVLYYLVPALLSPLRDVKGPALARYTRLWELYQNWQGQLEHVTVALHKEHGPIVRLAPNRYSIGDPSAIRTIYGPGSKFSKSDYYKPFGGPFTDHKDVFSETSNEKHAVERRKTSNMYAMSSLVSYEPFVDKVNGEFMAALASHAQHGREFDLFTWMQFYAFDVIGEITFGRSFGLIREGEDKTGLLHAAHVASIGYGSMAGLVPEVHPWYLWLQNVFPIDSHLKVIQRAIEQQIRTRTKGESCSDRKDFLAKCIELNSAGKLNQFTMNNVVGANLGAGSDTTGISMTAIIYYLMKNPHSLQKLRDEIDTAIIEGNLSNPATFQQGQKLSYLQATIKEALRLHAAVGQILSRVVPEGGAQLAGRHFPKGTVVGVNAWVVHSDESIWGKGVYEFRPERWLVPKEKLAFLEQHFLAFGAGARTCIGKNISLLEMTKLLPQLVRRFDFASVDDADWTTSSGWFVKQSLQVKVTERT
- a CDS encoding carotenoid oxygenase family protein (COG:Q;~EggNog:ENOG410PJZ5;~InterPro:IPR004294;~PFAM:PF03055;~go_function: GO:0016702 - oxidoreductase activity, acting on single donors with incorporation of molecular oxygen, incorporation of two atoms of oxygen [Evidence IEA];~go_process: GO:0055114 - oxidation-reduction process [Evidence IEA]) → MGRPGSEVVQTELKPPTSKSLHEKHFGLTSPWEHYYNPPDSGPQGRFECELDEMVVFGEIPKEISGTWYRIIVDPHFCPQVGIPFVDGDGHVCAFRIQDGKISMKIKYVHTERWLLERKAGHRLFGRYRNPFDNHPCVQLANDSTGNTNIIYWAGHVLALAERGLPYALDPDTLETRGPDPFQGQVAAKTFCAHPKVDPHKNELVAWSYAAKGLSTRDVCTYAIDPTGRISNEHWFKQDKPGWPHDGWITDNWIILSNMPFGVNSDEVMKDGGDYWRFIPDQPSEFLVTPRYANSPSHPDWKPGEMRKYTAPHGLIIHTGNAWEEEDGVLKLESHWCSFNVFHFFNPKDYESPKGKPCGDWLRWTIDLSKPDGTALPPSEMLLEGIFDFPIFDERMTGRNSRIVYLGGMMAPEGHPRPQFNAVIKLNTETGEKWTFHASEDGGVAEPAYIPRGPGCEEGDGWLIFYTERDSSPKGELIILDTSDFSKPVAIAQMPFRTRNQVHGNWVPNPHPDTPLPMLTGNPVQDVEPTPAYSQLNRLP
- a CDS encoding uncharacterized protein (COG:G;~EggNog:ENOG410PGKR;~InterPro:IPR020846,IPR011701,IPR036259;~PFAM:PF07690;~TransMembrane:12 (i48-67o87-104i116-138o144-164i176-197o209-231i278-305o325-342i349-368o374-396i408-430o442-461i);~go_function: GO:0022857 - transmembrane transporter activity [Evidence IEA];~go_process: GO:0055085 - transmembrane transport [Evidence IEA]) — protein: MEEKGLAEYVEDSKYQAPTESSSENDHHATAFCFDPEAEGRLRRKIDWYIVPTVSLMYLFCFIDRANIGNARLAGLEDDLNMAGYDYNTLLSVFYISYIVFEIPSNIACKWIGPGWFLPAITLAFGICSVGTAFVHSFDSACGVRFLLGIFEAGMFPGIAYYLSRWYRKAELALRLSIYLVMAPLAGAFGGLLASGILNLTSFGSLHTWRMIFAIEGIITIGIGALSFLTLTDRPETAIWLSKEEKELAVARVRSEYEHAGAREVLDKLDKKKLTRGIFNPVVQATSWIMLFTCVTVQGLAFFLPTIVRTIYPEKSTIQQQLQTVPPYIVGAFSTILIPYLSGRFNRRIGLFIVTPIFMMVGYIMFLATDNSRARYGATFLIAFGSFPVGVLTTAHASVNVVSDTARAAAIGTVVMLGNIGGLVATWSFLPFDGPDYPIGNGLNLATGSTCLLVAVGMLIWSKWDNRRREAAERSGRRLDGLSARQIEDLEWRHPAFRWML